Proteins found in one Ptychodera flava strain L36383 chromosome 16, AS_Pfla_20210202, whole genome shotgun sequence genomic segment:
- the LOC139114937 gene encoding ependymin-related protein 1-like — protein MKVLFVLSVAVCSAFAPKCCPPDTWEGVMGTNGGYLESSGETGPISEEALVHHDRNRSIQVTVYNEGRVDEYRVIRDYIANEEYTVVNETSCTRSYLPGTFEDGYCVPAYARHNGVHVYGINGLYTNVYTYELSYGDVDIKQSVIVTSDDCVPLAAVYTETNPSKSQFRSIGFYNLTTEIKDPSVFDIPAMCLAAEAVSTMAASDTGPKLFDWVMRRPRH, from the exons ATGAAAGTTTTGTTCGTTCTCAGCGTTGCCGTCTGCTCGGCCTTCGCTCCCAAATGCTGCCCTCCGGACACCTGGGAGGGCGTTATGGGGACCAACGGGGGCTACCTGGAAAGCTCCGGCGAGACCGGTCCGATCTCGGAGGAGGCGCTCGTGCACCACGACCGAAATCGAAGCATACAGGTTACAGTATACAACGAAGGCCGGGTTGATGAGTATCGGGTGATCAGAGATTACATCGCC AATGAAGAGTATACAGTTGTCAATGAGACAAGCTGTACCAGGTCCTATTTACCAGGTACCTTTGAAGATGGCTACTGCGTTCCGG cttaTGCAAGGCACAATGGCGTCCATGTGTACGGCATTAATGGTCTGTACACAAACGTGTATACCTACGAATTGTCCTATGGCGATGTCGACATAAAACAGAGCGTCATCGTTACGTCAGACGATTGTGTGCCACTTGCAGCCGTGTACACAGAGACCAACCCTTCCA AATCGCAGTTTCGAAGCATCGGATTTTACAACTTAACTACAGAAATCAAAGACCCATCTGTGTTCGACATTCCAGCCATGTGTTTGGCGGCTGAAGCTGTTTCAACAATG GCTGCATCAGATACAGGGCCCAAATTGTTTGATTGGGTCATGAGACGCCCACGTCACTAG
- the LOC139114935 gene encoding ependymin-related protein 1-like — protein MKVLLILSVALCSAVAYKCCPPKTWEGVMGQLGGYMDSSGETGPISEAALVHYDHDRSRQVTQQSVYEAGKKTDYRLIKDYIANEQYLVANEESCSTSHLPGTYDDLHCIPADATDIGVAVFGMDGLQTNVYYFEMTYGDTAIKEYVTVTSDECVPVAVQYISSGPFNSQFRSIGFYNLTTEFRDPGVFDIPAVCYEAQSMSADDMTDSGAELLDWVMRRHRR, from the exons ATGAAAGTTTTGCTTATTCTTAGCGTGGCCTTGTGCTCGGCCGTCGCATACAAATGTTGTCCCCCGAAGACATGGGAGGGTGTGATGGGCCAGCTTGGTGGATACATGGACAGCTCTGGGGAGACTGGACCGATCTCCGAGGCAGCCCTGGTGCACTACGACCACGACAGAAGCAGACAGGTTACGCAGCAGTCAGTGTACGAGGCCGGGAAGAAGACGGACTACCGGCTGATCAAAGATTACATCGCG AATGAACAGTATTTAGTTGCAAACGAGGAAAGCTGTTCCACATCCCATTTACCGGGTACCTATGATGACCTCCATTGCATTCCAG CTGATGCAACGGACATTGGTGTTGCAGTCTTCGGCATGGATGGTCTCCAAACCAACGTCTATTACTTCGAAATGACTTATGGGGATACCGCCATCAAGGAATATGTCACCGTGACGTCAGACGAATGCGTTCCGGTTGCCGTTCAATACATCTCGAGCGGCCCTTTCA attCGCAATTTCGGAGTATTGGATTTTACAACTTGACCACTGAGTTCAGAGACCCCGGTGTGTTCGACATTCCCGCCGTTTGTTACGAAGCTCAAAGCATGTCCGCCGAT GATATGACAGATTCAGGAGCCGAACTACTTGACTGGGTCATGAGGCGTCATCGTCGTTAG
- the LOC139114936 gene encoding uncharacterized protein produces the protein MKILFILSVVVCSAFAYKCCPPKTWEGVMGTSGGYQESSGETGPISEAVLVHYDHDRSRQVTQQSVNEEGQKDEYRVIRDYIASEQYVIVNEKSCSRSHLPGTYDDSYCIPADATDIGVAVFGMDGLYTNVYYFELTVGDTDIKEYVTVTSDDCVPVAAQYIQTSPYKSQFRSMGFYNLTSQFKDPSVFDIPAMCFEDESVSTKAAADMGPELFDWVIGRRRH, from the exons ATGAAAATTTTGTTCATTCTCAGCGTTGTCGTCTGCTCGGCCTTCGCTTACAAATGCTGCCCTCCAAAGACCTGGGAGGGTGTCATGGGGACCAGCGGGGGATACCAGGAGAGCTCTGGGGAGACCGGTCCGATCTCGGAAGCGGTGCTCGTACACTACGACCACGATAGAAGCAGGCAGGTTACCCAACAGTCGGTTAACGAAGAAGGCCAGAAAGATGAGTATCGGGTGATAAGAGACTACATCGCG AGCGAACAATATGTAATAGTCAATGAGAAAAGCTGTAGCAGATCCCATTTACCTGGTACCTATGACGATAGCTATTGCATTCCAG CTGATGCAACGGACATTGGCGTCGCTGTGTTCGGCATGGATGGTCTGTACACAAACGTGTATTACTTCGAATTGACTGTCGGGGACACCGACATAAAAGAATATGTCACTGTTACGTCAGACGATTGCGTGCCAGTTGCAGCCCAGTACATACAGACCAGCCCTTACA AATCACAGTTTCGAAGCATGGGATTTTATAACTTGACTTCTCAATTTAAAGACCCATCTGTGTTCGACATTCCTGCCATGTGCTTCGAGGATGAAAGTGTTTCCACAAAG GCTGCAGCAGATATGGGACCAGAACTATTTGACTGGGTCATTGGACGCCGACGTCACTAG